One stretch of Cheilinus undulatus linkage group 5, ASM1832078v1, whole genome shotgun sequence DNA includes these proteins:
- the LOC121509531 gene encoding tripartite motif-containing protein 16-like, which yields MAQKGIQLDQETFSCSICLDLLKDPVTVSCGHSYCMKCLQTHWNTEDEKKVYSCPQCRQTFTPRPVLLKNTMLAVLVEELKKSGLQAAPADHCYAGAEDVACDVCTGRKLKAQKSCLQCLASYCQNHLQPHFEVAPLKKHKLVEPSKKLQENVCSHHDEVMKMFCRTDQQSICTICLLDEHKGRDTVSAAAERAKRQRELEVNRQKIQQRIEDREKDVKLLQQEAEAINCSADKAVEDSQKIFTQLIRLMKKQCSDVTQQVRSKQESEVGRVKELEEKLRQEIAELKRKDGELQTLSQTQDHNQFLHDYPSLSALSQPTRSSSIHIRPLRYFEDVTVAVSAVRDKLQDVLTETWTNISLTVTEVDVLLPQPEPKTREGFIKYSCDITLDPNTAHRKLILSDGNREAKRTRQQSYRSHPDRFTTWFQVLSRESLTGRCYWEVERSGRVYVAVAYKNISRTGNWNEGRFGYNDKSWALDCDDSGYDFWYNDVQTRVSGPLSSRVGVYLDHRAGILSFYSISETMTLLHRVHTTFTQPLHAGLHVIGTAELCKLK from the coding sequence ATGGCACAGAAAGGGATTCAGCTGGATCAGGAAACCTTCTCTTGTTCCATCTGTCTGGATCTACTGAAGGATCCGGTGACTGTTTCCTGTGGACACAGCTACTGCATGAAGTGTCTTCAAACCCACTGGAATACAGAGGATGAGAAGAAAGTCTACAGCTGCCCTCAGTGCAGGCAGACCTTCACACCGAGGCctgtgctgctgaaaaacaccatGTTAGCAGTTTTAgtggaggagctgaagaagaGCGGACTCCAAGCTGCTCCTGCTGATCACTGCTATGCTGGAGCTGAAGATGTGGCCTGTGATGTCTGCACCGGGAGGAAACTGAAAGCTCAAAAGTCCTGTCTGCAATGTCTGGCCTCTTACTGTCAGAATCACCTTCAGCCTCATTTTGAAGTAGCTcctttaaagaaacacaagctGGTGGAGCCGTCCAAGAAGCTCCAGGAGAACGTCTGCTCTCATCATGATGAGGTGATGAAGATGTTCTGTCGCACTGATCAGCAGTCTATCTGTACCATCTGTTTATTAGACGAGCATAAAGGCCGCGACACGgtctcagctgcagcagagagggccaagaggcagagagagctggaggtgaatcGACAAAAGATCCAGCAGAGAATcgaggacagagagaaagatgtgaAGCTGCTTCAACAGGAAGCAGAGGCCATCAATTGCTCTGCTGATAAAGCAGTGGAGGACAGCCAGAAGATCTTCACCCAGCTGATCCGTCTCATGAAGAAACAATGCTCCGATGTGACCCAGCAGGTCCGATCCAAGCAGGAAAGTGAAGTGGGTCGAGTcaaagagctggaggagaagcTGAGGCAGGAGATCGCTGAGCTGAAGAGGAAAGACGGCGAGCTGCAGACGCTGTCACAAACACAGGATCACAACCAGTTTCTACACGACTACCCCTCACTGTCAGCACTCAGCCAACCTACACGCTCATCCAGCATCCATATCCGTCCTCTGAGGTACTTTGAAGACGTGACAGTGGCTGTGTCAGCAGTCAGAGATAAACTACAGGACGTCCTGACAGAGACATGGACAAACATCTCACTCACAGTGACTGAAGTGGATGTTTTACTGCCACAACCAGAGCCCAAGACCAGAGAGGGGTTCATCAAATATtcatgtgacatcacactgGATCCAAACACAGCACACAGAAAGCTGATATTATCTGATGGGAACAGAGAAGCAAAAAGGACGAGACAACAGTCTTATCGTAGTCACCCAGACAGATTCACTACATGGTTTCAGGTCCTGAGTCGAGAGAGTCTGACTGGACGTTGTTACTGGGAGGTGGAGAGGAGCGGAAGAGTTTATGTAGCAGTCGCATACAAGAATATCAGCAGAACAGGGAACTGGAATGAGGGTAGATTTGGATACAATGACAAATCTTGGGCATTGGATTGTGATGACAGTGGTTATGACTTTTGGTACAATGATGTCCAGACTCGTGTCTCTGGTCCTCTGTCCTCCAGAGTGGGAGTGTACCTGGATCACAGAGCAGGTATTCTGTCCTTCTACAGCATCTCTGAGACCATGACTCTCCTCCACAGAGTCCACACCACATTCACTCAGCCTCTACATGCTGGACTTCATGTTATTGGCACAGCTGAGCTGTGTAAGCTGAAGTAG
- the LOC121509539 gene encoding tripartite motif-containing protein 16-like, translated as MAQKGIQLVKETLSCSVCLDLLKDPVTVSCGHSYCMKCLQSHWDTEDEKKLYSCPQCRQTFTPRPVLLKNTMLAVLVEELKKSGLQAAPADHCYAGAEDVACDVCTGRKLKAQKSCLQCLASYCQNHLQPHFEVAPLKKHKLVEPSKKLQENVCSRHDEVMKIFCRTDQQSICYLCSVDEHKGHDTVSAAAERAERQRELEASRQNIQQRIQDREKDVKLLQQEAKAINRSADKAVEDSQKIFTQLIRLMEKRHSDVTGQVRSQQESQVSQVKELEEKLRQEIAELKRKDGELQMLSQTQDHNQFLHDYPSLSALSQPTRSSSIHIRPLRYFEDVTAAVAAVRDKLQDVLTETWTNISLTGTEVDVLLPQPEPKTREEFIRYSCDITLDPNTAQTRLLLSDGNRQVRWMRQQQSYPGHPDRFMRWFQVLSRESLTGRCYWEVEWRGEISVAVAYKNISRTGSGNECGFGYNDKSWALDCDDSGYNFWYNNVETPVSGPRSSRVGAYLDHRAGILSFYSISETMSLLHRVHTTFTQPLHAGLTVGYDSTAELCNLK; from the coding sequence ATGGCACAGAAAGGAATTCAGCTGGTGAAGGAAACCTTGTCTTGTTCCGTCTGTCTGGATCTACTGAAGGATCCGGTGACTGTTTCCTGTGGACACAGCTACTGCATGAAGTGTCTTCAAAGCCACTGGGATACAGAGGATGAGAAGAAACTCTACAGCTGCCCTCAGTGCAGGCAGACCTTCACACCTAGGCctgtgctgctgaaaaacaccatGTTAGCAGTTTTAgtggaggagctgaagaagaGCGGACTCCAAGCTGCTCCTGCTGATCACTGCTATGCTGGAGCTGAAGATGTGGCCTGTGATGTTTGCACCGGGAGGAAACTGAAAGCCCAAAAGTCCTGTCTGCAATGTCTGGCCTCTTACTGTCAGAATCACCTTCAGCCTCATTTTGAAGTAGCTcctttaaagaaacacaagctGGTGGAGCCGTCCAAGAAGCTCCAGGAGAACGTCTGCTCTCGTCATGATGAGGTGATGAAGATATTCTGCCGCACTGATCAGCAGTCTATCTGTTATCTTTGCTCTGTGGACGAGCATAAAGGCCACGACACAgtctcagctgcagcagagagggccgagaggcagagagagctgGAGGCGAGTCGACAAAACATCCAGCAGAGAATccaggacagagagaaagatgtgaAGCTGCTTCAGCAGGAAGCAAAGGCCATCAATCGCTCCGCTGATAAAGCAGTAGAGGACAGCCAGAAGATCTTCACCCAGCTGATCCGTCTCATGGAGAAACGACACTCGGATGTGACCGGGCAGGTCAGATCCCAGCAGGAAAGCCAAGTGAGTCAAGTCAAAGAGCTAGAGGAGAAGCTGAGGCAGGAGATCGCTGAGCTGAAGAGGAAAGACGGCGAGCTGCAGATGCTGTCACAAACACAGGATCACAACCAGTTTCTACACGACTACCCCTCACTGTCAGCACTCAGCCAACCTACACGCTCATCCAGCATCCATATCCGTCCTCTGAGGTACTTTGAAGACGTGACAGCGGCTGTGGCAGCAGTCAGAGATAAACTACAGGACGTCCTGACAGAGACATGGACAAACATCTCACTCACAGGGACTGAAGTGGATGTTTTACTGCCACAACCAGAGCCCAAGACCAGAGAGGAGTTCATCAGATATtcatgtgacatcacactgGATCCAAACACAGCACAAACACGTCTGTTATTATCTGATGGGAACAGACAAGTTAGATGGATGAGACAACAACAGTCTTATCCTGGTCACCCAGACAGATTTATGAGATGGTTTCAGGTCCTGAGTCGGGAGAGTCTGACTGGACGTTGTTACTGGGAGGTGGAGTGGAGAGGAGAAATTTCTGTAGCAGTCGCATACAAGAATATCAGCAGAACAGGGAGTGGGAATGAATGTGGATTTGGGTACAATGACAAATCTTGGGCATTAGATTGTGATGACAGTGGTTATAACTTTTGGTACAACAATGTCGAGACTCCTGTCTCTGGTCCTCGGTCCTCCAGAGTCGGAGCGTACCTGGATCACAGAGCAGGTATTCTGTCTTTCTACAGCATCTCTGAAACCATGTCTCTCCTCCACAGAGTCCACACCACATTCACTCAGCCCCTACATGCTGGACTTACGGTTGGTTATGATTCCACTGCTGAGCTGTGTAATCTGAAGTAG
- the LOC121509536 gene encoding tripartite motif-containing protein 16-like yields MAQKGIQLDKETFSCSICLDLLKDPVTVSCGHSYCMKCLQTHWNTEDEKKLYSCPQCRQTFRPRPVLLKNTMLAVLVEELKKSGLQAAPADHCYAGAEDVACDFCTGRKLRAQKSCLQCLASYCQNHLQPHFQAAHLKKHKLVEPSKKLQENVCSHLDQHKGHDTVSDAAERAERQRELEVSRQNIQQRIQDREKDVKLLQQEAEAINRAADKAVEDSQKIFTQLIHLMEEQRSDVTQQVRSQQESQVSQVKELEEKLRQEIAELKRKDGELQMLSQTQDHNQFLYDYPSLSALRQPTRSSSIHIRPLRYFEDVTAAVSAVRDKLQDVLTETWTNISLTGTEVDVLLPQPEPKTREEFIRYSCDITLDPNTAQKRLLLSDRSRKVTWTRHQQSYTSHPHRFTEWPQVLSRESLTGRCYWEVEWRGNVYVAVAYKNISRTGNCGFGYNDKSWALECHGYNFWYNNVLTHVSGPRSSRVGVYLDHRAGILSFYSISETMTLLHRVHTTFTQPLHAGVGIYSDSTAEMCKLK; encoded by the coding sequence ATGGCACAGAAAGGAATTCAGCTGGATAAGGAAACTTTCTCTTGTTCCATCTGTCTGGATCTACTGAAGGATCCGGTGACTGTTTCCTGTGGACACAGCTACTGCATGAAGTGTCTTCAAACCCACTGGAATACAGAGGATGAGAAGAAACTCTACAGCTGCCCTCAGTGCAGGCAGACCTTCAGACCGAGGCCTgtcctgctgaaaaacaccATGTTAGCAGTTTTAgtggaggagctgaagaagaGCGGACTCCAAGCTGCTCCTGCTGATCACTGCTATGCTGGAGCTGAAGATGTGGCCTGTGATTTCTGCACCGGGAGGAAACTGAGAGCCCAGAAGTCCTGTCTGCAATGTCTGGCCTCTTACTGTCAAAATCACCTTCAGCCTCATTTTCAAGCAGCtcatttaaagaaacacaagctGGTGGAGCCGTCCAAGAAGCTCCAGGAGAACGTCTGCTCTCATCTCGATCAGCATAAAGGCCATGACACGGTCTCAGATGCAGCAGAGAGGGccgagaggcagagagagctggaggtgagtCGACAAAACATCCAGCAGAGAATccaggacagagagaaagatgtgaAGCTGCTTCAACAGGAAGCAGAGGCCATCAATCGCGCTGCTGATAAAGCAGTGGAGGACAGCCAGAAGATCTTCACCCAGCTGATCCATCTAATGGAGGAACAACGCTCCGATGTGACCCAGCAGGTCCGATCCCAGCAGGAAAGCCAAGTGAGTCAAGTcaaagagctggaggagaagcTGAGGCAGGAGATCGCTGAGCTGAAGAGGAAAGACGGCGAGCTGCAGATGCTGTCACAAACACAGGATCACAACCAGTTTCTATATGACTACCCCTCACTGTCAGCACTCAGACAACCTACACGCTCATCCAGCATCCATATCCGTCCCCTGAGGTACTTTGAAGACGTGACAGCGGCTGTGTCAGCAGTCAGAGATAAACTACAGGACGTCCTGACAGAGACATGGACAAACATCTCACTCACAGGGACTGAAGTAGATGTTTTACTGCCACAACCAGAGCCCAAGACCAGAGAGGAGTTCATCAGATATtcatgtgacatcacactgGATCCAAACACAGCACAAAAACGTCTGTTATTATCTGATAGGAGCAGAAAAGTTACATGGACCAGACATCAACAGTCCTATACTAGTCACCCACACAGATTCACTGAATGGCCTCAGGTCCTGAGTCGAGAGAGTCTGACTGGACGTTGTTACTGGGAGGTGGAGTGGAGAGGAAATGTTTATGTAGCAGTTGCATACAAAAATATCAGCAGAACAGGGAACTGTGGATTTGGATACAATGACAAATCTTGGGCGTTAGAATGTCATGGTTATAACTTTTGGTACAACAACGTCCTGACCCATGTCTCTGGTCCTCGGTCCTCCAGAGTGGGAGTGTACTTGGATCACAGAGCAGGTATTCTGTCCTTCTACAGCATCTCTGAAACCATGACTCTCCTCCACAGAGTCCACACCACATTCACTCAGCCTCTACATGCTGGAGTTGGGATTTATTCTGATTCCACTGCTGAGATGTGTAAGCTGAAGTAG
- the LOC121509528 gene encoding tripartite motif-containing protein 16-like isoform X1, which translates to MAQKGAKLDQETFSCSICLDLLKDPVTVPCGHSYCMKCLQSYWDTEDEKKLYSCPQCRQTFTLRPVLLRNTMLAVLVEELKKSGLQAAPADHCYAGAEDVACDFCSGRKLKAQKSCLQCLASYCQNHLQPHFEVAPLKKHKLVEPSKRLQENVCSRHDEVMKMFCRTDQQSICYLCSVDEHKGHDTVSAAAERAERQRELEVSRQNIQKRIQDTEKDVKLLQQEAEAINRSADKAVEDSQEIFTQLICLMKKQRSDVAQQVRSQQESQVSQVKELEEKLRQEIAELKRKDGELQTLSQTQDHNQFLHDYPSLSALRQPSRSSSIHIRPLRYFEDVTAAVSAVRDKLQDILTETWTNISLTVTEVDVLLPQPEPKTREEFIRYSCDITLDPNTANRYLLLSDGNREATLMSKPQSYPSHPDRFNDCFQVLSRESLTGRCYWEVEWRGGVFVAVAYKNISRTGFGNECGFGYNDKSWALHSDYSGYNFWYNSVQTPLSGPLSSRVGVYLDHRAGILSFYSISATMTLLHRVHTTFTQPLHAGLWVGIGGTAELCKLT; encoded by the coding sequence ATGGCGCAGAAAGGAGCTAAGCTGGATCAGGAAACCTTCTCTTGTTCCATCTGTCTGGATCTACTGAAGGATCCGGTGACTGTTCCCTGTGGACACAGCTATTGTATGAAGTGTCTTCAAAGCTACTGGGATACAGAGGATGAGAAGAAACTCTACAGCTGCCCTCAGTGCAGGCAGACCTTCACACTGAGGCCTGTCCTGCTGAGAAACACCATGTTAGCAGTTTTAgtggaggagctgaagaagaGCGGACTCCAAGCTGCTCCTGCTGATCACTGCTATGCTGGAGCTGAAGATGTGGCCTGTGATTTCTGCAGCGGGAGGAAACTGAAAGCCCAGAAGTCCTGTCTGCAATGTCTGGCCTCTTACTGTCAGAATCACCTTCAGCCTCATTTTGAAGTAGCTcctttaaagaaacacaagctGGTGGAGCCGTCCAAGAGGCTTCAGGAGAACGTCTGCTCTCGTCATGATGAGGTGATGAAAATGTTCTGTCGCACTGATCAGCAGTCTATCTGTTATCTTTGCTCTGTGGATGAGCATAAAGGCCACGACACAgtctcagctgcagcagagagggccgagaggcagagagagctggaggtgagtCGACAAAACATCCAGAAGAGAATCCAGGACACAGAGAAAGATGTGAAGCTGCTTCAACAGGAAGCAGAGGCCATCAATCGCTCCGCTGATAAAGCAGTGGAGGACAGCCAGGAGATCTTCACCCAGCTGATCTGTCTCATGAAGAAACAACGCTCGGATGTGGCCCAGCAGGTCCGATCTCAGCAGGAAAGCCAAGTGAGTCAGGTcaaagagctggaggagaagcTGAGGCAGGAGATCGCTGAGCTGAAGAGGAAAGATGGCGAGCTGCAGACACTGTCACAAACACAGGATCACAACCAGTTTCTACACGACTACCCCTCACTGTCAGCACTCAGACAACCATCACGCTCATCCAGCATCCATATCCGTCCTCTGAGGTACTTTGAAGACGTGACAGCAGCTGTGTCAGCAGTCAGAGATAAACTACAGGACATCCTGACAGAGACATGGACAAACATCTCACTCACAGTGACTGAAGTGGATGTTTTACTGCCACAACCAGAGCCCAAGACCAGAGAGGAGTTCATCAGATATtcatgtgacatcacactgGATCCAAACACAGCAAACAGATATTTGTTATTATCTGATGGGAACAGAGAAGCAACACTGATGAGTAAACCACAGTCTTATCCTAGTCACCCAGACAGATTCAATGATTGTTTTCAGGTCCTGAGTCGAGAGAGTCTGACTGGACGTTGTTACTGGGAGGTGGAGTGGAGAGGAGGAGTTTTTGTAGCAGTCGCATACAAGAATATCAGCAGAACAGGTTTCGGGAATGAATGTGGATTTGGATACAATGACAAATCTTGGGCGTTACATTCTGATTACAGTGGCTATAACTTTTGGTACAACAGTGTTCAGACTCCTCTCTCTGGTCCTCTGTCCTCCAGAGTGGGAGTGTACCTGGATCACAGAGCAGGTATTCTGTCCTTCTACAGCATCTCTGCAACCATGACTCTCCTCCACAGAGTCCACACCACATTCACTCAGCCTCTACATGCTGGACTTTGGGTTGGTATTGGTGGTACTGCTGAGCTGTGTAAGCTGACGTAG
- the LOC121509528 gene encoding tripartite motif-containing protein 16-like isoform X2, with protein MAQKGAKLDQETFSCSICLDLLKDPVTVPCGHSYCMKCLQSYWDTEDEKKLYSCPQCRQTFTLRPVLLRNTMLAVLVEELKKSGLQAAPADHCYAGAEDVACDFCSGRKLKAQKSCLQCLASYCQNHLQPHFEVAPLKKHKLVEPSKRLQENVCSRHDEVMKMFCRTDQQSICYLCSVDEHKGHDTVSAAAERAERQRELEVSRQNIQKRIQDTEKDVKLLQQEAEAINRSADKAVEDSQEIFTQLICLMKKQRSDVAQQVRSQQESQVSQVKELEEKLRQEIAELKRKDGELQTLSQTQDHNQFLHDYPSLSALRQPSRSSSIHIRPLRYFEDVTAAVSAVRDKLQDILTETWTNISLTVTEVDVLLPQPEPKTREEFIRYSCDITLDPNTANRYLLLSDGNREATLMSKPQSYPSHPDRFNDCFQVLSRESLTGRCYWEVEWRGGVFVAVAYKNISRTEWECTWITEQVFCPSTASLQP; from the exons ATGGCGCAGAAAGGAGCTAAGCTGGATCAGGAAACCTTCTCTTGTTCCATCTGTCTGGATCTACTGAAGGATCCGGTGACTGTTCCCTGTGGACACAGCTATTGTATGAAGTGTCTTCAAAGCTACTGGGATACAGAGGATGAGAAGAAACTCTACAGCTGCCCTCAGTGCAGGCAGACCTTCACACTGAGGCCTGTCCTGCTGAGAAACACCATGTTAGCAGTTTTAgtggaggagctgaagaagaGCGGACTCCAAGCTGCTCCTGCTGATCACTGCTATGCTGGAGCTGAAGATGTGGCCTGTGATTTCTGCAGCGGGAGGAAACTGAAAGCCCAGAAGTCCTGTCTGCAATGTCTGGCCTCTTACTGTCAGAATCACCTTCAGCCTCATTTTGAAGTAGCTcctttaaagaaacacaagctGGTGGAGCCGTCCAAGAGGCTTCAGGAGAACGTCTGCTCTCGTCATGATGAGGTGATGAAAATGTTCTGTCGCACTGATCAGCAGTCTATCTGTTATCTTTGCTCTGTGGATGAGCATAAAGGCCACGACACAgtctcagctgcagcagagagggccgagaggcagagagagctggaggtgagtCGACAAAACATCCAGAAGAGAATCCAGGACACAGAGAAAGATGTGAAGCTGCTTCAACAGGAAGCAGAGGCCATCAATCGCTCCGCTGATAAAGCAGTGGAGGACAGCCAGGAGATCTTCACCCAGCTGATCTGTCTCATGAAGAAACAACGCTCGGATGTGGCCCAGCAGGTCCGATCTCAGCAGGAAAGCCAAGTGAGTCAGGTcaaagagctggaggagaagcTGAGGCAGGAGATCGCTGAGCTGAAGAGGAAAGATGGCGAGCTGCAGACACTGTCACAAACACAGGATCACAACCAGTTTCTACACGACTACCCCTCACTGTCAGCACTCAGACAACCATCACGCTCATCCAGCATCCATATCCGTCCTCTGAGGTACTTTGAAGACGTGACAGCAGCTGTGTCAGCAGTCAGAGATAAACTACAGGACATCCTGACAGAGACATGGACAAACATCTCACTCACAGTGACTGAAGTGGATGTTTTACTGCCACAACCAGAGCCCAAGACCAGAGAGGAGTTCATCAGATATtcatgtgacatcacactgGATCCAAACACAGCAAACAGATATTTGTTATTATCTGATGGGAACAGAGAAGCAACACTGATGAGTAAACCACAGTCTTATCCTAGTCACCCAGACAGATTCAATGATTGTTTTCAGGTCCTGAGTCGAGAGAGTCTGACTGGACGTTGTTACTGGGAGGTGGAGTGGAGAGGAGGAGTTTTTGTAGCAGTCGCATACAAGAATATCAGCAGAACAG AGTGGGAGTGTACCTGGATCACAGAGCAGGTATTCTGTCCTTCTACAGCATCTCTGCAACCATGA